From the Thermodesulfovibrio thiophilus DSM 17215 genome, one window contains:
- a CDS encoding thiamine pyrophosphate-dependent enzyme has product MKKIFSKPQSLKNVAFKYCPGCGHSIAHRLIGEVIDELQIREITIGIAPVGCAVFAYNYFDIDMLEIPHGRPPAAATGMKRVYPDKVIFAYQGDGDLAAIGTAEIIHAANRGENITIFFINNANYGMTGGQMAPTTLKGQRTTTTPLGRNPKVAGYPIHVSELLSHFEGTAFIARGSLDSYKNIVITKKYIKKALQYQIDNKGFSFVEMLCPCPTDWGMSPEEALKWLRENMMNEFKLGEIKDKWSNV; this is encoded by the coding sequence ATGAAAAAGATATTTTCAAAGCCACAATCATTAAAGAATGTCGCATTCAAATACTGTCCTGGCTGTGGGCACAGCATTGCTCACAGGCTTATTGGAGAAGTTATTGATGAACTTCAAATAAGAGAAATAACAATTGGAATCGCGCCTGTAGGATGCGCTGTTTTTGCTTATAATTATTTCGATATTGATATGCTTGAAATACCACATGGCAGACCACCTGCTGCAGCAACAGGAATGAAAAGAGTCTATCCTGATAAAGTAATTTTTGCATATCAGGGTGATGGAGACCTTGCTGCCATAGGAACTGCAGAAATCATTCATGCTGCCAATAGAGGAGAAAACATCACGATATTTTTTATAAATAATGCAAATTATGGAATGACAGGTGGTCAAATGGCTCCAACAACTCTAAAGGGGCAAAGGACAACAACAACTCCACTTGGAAGAAACCCTAAAGTAGCTGGCTATCCAATTCATGTATCTGAACTATTATCACACTTTGAAGGAACTGCATTTATCGCACGAGGATCACTGGATAGTTATAAAAACATCGTGATAACAAAAAAATATATTAAAAAAGCACTCCAGTATCAAATTGATAATAAAGGATTCAGTTTTGTAGAGATGCTATGCCCCTGTCCTACTGATTGGGGAATGAGTCCAGAGGAAGCTCTAAAATGGCTTAGAGAAAATATGATGAACGAATTTAAATTGGGAGAGATAAAAGACAAATGGAGCAACGTATAA
- the miaB gene encoding tRNA (N6-isopentenyl adenosine(37)-C2)-methylthiotransferase MiaB yields MQGRAVYIKTFGCQMNEHDSERMLGILESKGFIEVDEPKHADIIIFNTCAIREKAEQKFMSSLGRVKYLKKKNPELKIIISGCIAQLQSEHLLNKAPYINYIIGPDNLHILANIAENELPQKVFTHENTDMANIELPAVRKTLVKAWVNIIYGCNNYCAYCIVPYTRGRERSRPMERIIEEVKALVEQGYKEITLLGQNVNSYKDKEVDFPALLEEVNKIEGIERIRFVTSHPKDLSQRLIKTMKDCNKVCEHIHLPLQAGSNKILKLMNRKYTYEEYFEKVNLLRESIPDISITSDIIVGFPQETDKDFEKTLNALIEIQFDGIFAFKFSMRPGTTAANLDGHISNDIKTKRLSTILNIQDEITERKNKSLEGTIQEVLIEGKDEDGLIIGRTKTNKIVKISSELQRGKVFKVKITKANRHTLEGNVL; encoded by the coding sequence ATGCAGGGTAGGGCAGTATATATTAAAACATTTGGATGTCAGATGAATGAGCATGATAGTGAAAGAATGCTCGGAATTCTGGAGTCAAAAGGATTTATTGAAGTTGATGAACCAAAACATGCTGATATTATTATTTTTAACACCTGTGCGATACGAGAAAAAGCAGAACAAAAATTTATGAGCAGTCTTGGACGAGTAAAATATTTAAAAAAGAAAAATCCAGAGTTAAAAATTATTATTTCTGGATGCATAGCTCAGCTTCAAAGTGAACATCTCTTAAATAAAGCACCATACATTAATTATATTATAGGTCCTGATAATCTGCATATACTTGCAAATATTGCTGAAAATGAACTTCCACAAAAAGTTTTTACTCATGAAAATACTGATATGGCTAATATTGAATTGCCAGCTGTAAGAAAAACTCTGGTAAAAGCATGGGTGAATATTATTTATGGATGCAATAACTACTGCGCTTATTGTATTGTCCCATATACACGGGGTAGGGAAAGAAGTAGGCCAATGGAACGCATCATTGAAGAAGTGAAAGCTCTTGTGGAACAGGGTTATAAAGAAATTACACTGCTTGGTCAAAATGTCAATTCTTATAAAGATAAAGAAGTTGATTTCCCAGCATTGCTTGAAGAAGTAAATAAGATTGAAGGAATCGAAAGAATTCGTTTTGTTACTTCTCATCCGAAAGATTTATCACAACGACTTATTAAGACAATGAAAGATTGTAACAAAGTGTGTGAGCATATTCATCTGCCACTTCAGGCAGGTTCAAATAAAATTTTAAAGCTCATGAATAGAAAATATACCTACGAAGAATATTTTGAAAAGGTTAATCTTCTTCGTGAAAGTATTCCTGATATTTCAATTACTTCAGATATTATTGTTGGGTTTCCTCAAGAAACAGATAAAGATTTTGAAAAGACTCTCAACGCATTAATAGAAATTCAATTTGATGGTATATTCGCTTTTAAGTTTTCAATGAGACCCGGAACAACTGCAGCAAACCTTGATGGACATATTTCAAACGATATTAAAACCAAAAGACTCTCAACTATTCTAAATATTCAAGACGAGATAACGGAAAGAAAAAATAAGTCATTAGAAGGGACAATTCAGGAAGTTCTTATTGAAGGTAAAGATGAAGATGGGTTGATTATCGGAAGAACAAAAACAAATAAAATTGTAAAAATATCATCAGAGCTTCAACGTGGAAAAGTTTTCAAAGTAAAAATTACAAAAGCCAACAGACATACTTTAGAAGGGAATGTTCTTTAA
- a CDS encoding 2-oxoacid:acceptor oxidoreductase family protein yields the protein MEQRIIIAGSGGQGILFLGKVIALAAMKENMEVTWFPSYGAEMRGGTANCMVVISDDIIGSPIVKYANYLIVLNEASYNKFMDRLSPNGCIIYDSSIIKNSKAPDDINIYPVDASKEASLIANPRLANMILLGSFIKISKILNIERVLKTIEEIIPPKRKEMIEINKNLILRGFSIIGN from the coding sequence ATGGAGCAACGTATAATAATAGCCGGTTCTGGCGGTCAGGGAATTCTTTTTCTCGGTAAAGTCATCGCTCTTGCTGCTATGAAAGAAAACATGGAAGTAACTTGGTTTCCTTCTTATGGAGCTGAAATGAGAGGAGGAACAGCGAACTGTATGGTTGTTATATCTGATGATATCATAGGATCTCCAATAGTAAAATACGCGAATTATTTAATAGTCTTGAATGAAGCATCATACAACAAATTTATGGACAGATTATCACCAAATGGTTGTATTATTTATGATTCTTCCATAATCAAAAATTCAAAGGCCCCTGATGACATTAACATTTATCCAGTTGACGCATCTAAAGAAGCATCTTTGATTGCGAATCCGCGTCTTGCAAATATGATTCTCCTTGGATCTTTTATAAAAATTTCTAAAATATTAAATATTGAAAGAGTTCTAAAAACCATTGAAGAAATAATCCCGCCTAAAAGAAAAGAAATGATTGAAATCAATAAAAATCTTATCTTAAGAGGTTTTTCCATTATTGGAAATTAG
- a CDS encoding N-acetyltransferase has product MEIRKAKIADIKIIHKLINEFARKGEMLPRSLNELYENIRDFFIAEDNNEIKGVCALHILWEDLAEIRSLVVRKESQKKGLGSILVKNCLNEAKQFGIKKIFVLTYIPEFFKKTGFKEHDKSKLPQKIWSDCIKCPKFPECEEVALIYEFKE; this is encoded by the coding sequence TTGGAAATTAGAAAAGCAAAGATAGCTGATATTAAAATAATTCATAAATTAATCAATGAATTTGCCAGAAAAGGTGAAATGCTTCCTCGTTCATTAAATGAACTCTATGAAAATATCAGAGATTTTTTTATTGCGGAAGATAATAATGAAATAAAAGGAGTATGTGCGCTGCATATATTATGGGAAGATCTTGCTGAAATAAGATCTCTTGTTGTAAGAAAAGAATCGCAAAAAAAAGGTCTTGGAAGCATTCTTGTTAAAAACTGCCTAAATGAAGCCAAACAATTCGGTATCAAAAAAATCTTTGTTCTTACATATATTCCAGAATTTTTTAAAAAAACAGGGTTTAAAGAGCATGATAAATCCAAACTGCCTCAAAAAATCTGGAGTGACTGCATAAAATGTCCAAAATTTCCAGAATGTGAAGAAGTAGCTCTCATTTATGAGTTCAAGGAATAA
- the mtaB gene encoding tRNA (N(6)-L-threonylcarbamoyladenosine(37)-C(2))-methylthiotransferase MtaB: MKVCFITYGCKVNQAEALRWESLLRFQGYIITDNSAEADFWVINTCAVTQKAEIQSKQIINKARKLNKKTLVTGCYVELYKPQQTENLKIISNYKKDCLINYFQPINKTDTSNISRHRAIVKIQEGCNQFCSYCIVPYLRGKPKSYPVKEILHQIKDYEKMGIKEIVLSGVNLGLYGIGLEERVSLNSLIKTILKETSGFRMRLSSIEVNHINDEFLEIISDKRICGHLHIPLQHGSDRILNLMNRPYTIREFIERIEKILTHYPEISIGVDIIAGFPSETEKDFRKTLQLIENIGFSYLHAFTYSGRPFTKASELPEQIPENIKKERTNILIEIGKNKKIDYIKKFINSELEVIVENRKKNVFSGTSDNYIKCLIDNKELVEGSLIKAFVIGMDGQHCLCK, from the coding sequence ATGAAAGTCTGTTTTATAACTTATGGATGCAAGGTTAATCAAGCAGAAGCTCTAAGATGGGAAAGTCTTTTAAGATTTCAAGGCTACATAATTACAGATAACTCGGCAGAAGCAGACTTCTGGGTTATAAATACATGTGCTGTGACCCAAAAAGCAGAGATTCAATCAAAACAAATCATAAATAAAGCCAGAAAACTCAATAAAAAAACTCTTGTTACAGGATGCTACGTAGAACTGTACAAGCCACAACAGACTGAAAATTTAAAAATCATATCAAATTATAAAAAAGATTGTTTAATCAACTACTTTCAGCCAATAAATAAAACTGATACTTCAAATATATCAAGACACAGGGCTATTGTCAAAATTCAAGAAGGTTGTAATCAATTCTGTAGCTATTGTATTGTTCCATATTTAAGAGGTAAGCCAAAAAGTTATCCTGTGAAAGAAATCCTACATCAAATTAAAGATTATGAAAAAATGGGCATTAAGGAAATAGTTTTAAGCGGAGTTAACCTGGGGCTTTATGGAATAGGGCTTGAAGAAAGAGTTAGCCTGAACAGCCTTATTAAAACAATACTTAAAGAAACATCAGGTTTTAGAATGAGATTGAGTTCTATAGAAGTTAATCATATTAATGATGAATTTCTTGAAATCATTTCTGATAAACGCATTTGTGGACATCTTCATATTCCACTTCAACATGGAAGTGATAGAATATTGAATTTAATGAATCGGCCTTATACAATAAGGGAATTCATTGAAAGAATAGAAAAAATTCTAACACATTATCCGGAAATATCAATTGGCGTAGATATCATAGCAGGTTTTCCATCTGAAACTGAAAAAGATTTTAGAAAAACTTTACAATTGATTGAAAATATAGGATTTTCATATTTACATGCCTTTACATATTCAGGAAGACCTTTTACGAAAGCTTCAGAATTGCCAGAACAAATTCCAGAAAATATTAAAAAGGAAAGGACGAATATATTAATTGAGATTGGCAAAAATAAAAAAATAGATTATATAAAAAAATTTATAAATTCAGAGTTAGAGGTTATTGTGGAAAACAGAAAAAAAAATGTATTCTCAGGTACTTCTGATAATTATATCAAATGCCTGATTGATAACAAAGAATTAGTTGAAGGCTCACTTATTAAAGCTTTTGTAATTGGAATGGACGGACAGCATTGCCTTTGCAAATGA
- a CDS encoding proline--tRNA ligase has product MRYSRLFIPTMRETPSGINAISHILMFKAGYVRQLAAGLFIFLPLGWRVLNKINTILKEEMEKIGAQEISMPILHPAEIWQQTGRWYTIKEEMFRLKDRMGRDMCLGMTHEEIMTWIASKEIKSYRQLPQIWYQIQTKLRDEARPRGGVLRTREFIMKDSYSFDAEWDGLTDNYKLHAEAYNRIFNRCGLKYHQVESDPGVMGDLESHEFMAPTPAGEDEIVLCDKCGYTANIEVAKANPPTLLPTNLEYKNIFTPDQKTVKDVSKFIGIDESYFIKTLLVISEKYGPVLIMLRGDQELNEKKLARIIGDFYFATAEEVEQFLNVETGFIGPVDHKIKKLADLSIQKDVAYISGGNKKDYHTQGIIPGVHFDAQWVDMRKVKEKDSCPKCGSSLRIEKAIEIGNIFKLGTKYSEPLKAYFLDKDGKEKPIIMGSYGIGPARVAAAAIEQNNDKDGIIWPKSISPFDIEIIPLNMADKKTVNIAEELYEKINEIYNSFADRHMEVLIDDRDERPGVKFKDADLIGIPIQVIIGEKNLKEDKVEIKKRRTKESKTVTVNKAIIEIVNSYYETY; this is encoded by the coding sequence ATGAGATACTCTAGGCTCTTTATCCCTACAATGCGAGAAACTCCTTCTGGGATTAACGCTATATCGCATATTTTAATGTTTAAAGCAGGATATGTAAGACAACTTGCCGCAGGTCTATTCATATTTCTTCCTCTTGGATGGCGCGTATTAAATAAAATTAATACAATTTTAAAAGAAGAGATGGAAAAAATTGGGGCACAGGAGATATCAATGCCAATTCTTCATCCGGCTGAAATATGGCAGCAAACTGGAAGATGGTACACAATAAAGGAAGAGATGTTCAGACTGAAAGACAGAATGGGGAGAGATATGTGTCTTGGAATGACTCATGAAGAAATCATGACATGGATTGCCTCTAAAGAAATTAAATCATACAGGCAATTACCCCAGATATGGTATCAGATTCAAACAAAATTGAGAGATGAAGCAAGGCCTCGTGGAGGAGTATTAAGAACCAGAGAATTTATAATGAAAGATAGTTACAGTTTTGATGCTGAGTGGGATGGTTTAACAGACAATTATAAACTTCATGCAGAAGCTTATAATAGAATCTTTAATAGATGCGGATTAAAATATCATCAAGTTGAATCAGACCCTGGTGTTATGGGCGACTTAGAGTCTCATGAGTTTATGGCACCTACTCCTGCAGGAGAGGATGAAATTGTTTTATGTGACAAGTGTGGTTATACTGCAAATATTGAGGTAGCAAAAGCTAATCCCCCTACTCTTTTACCTACGAATTTAGAATACAAAAATATTTTTACTCCAGACCAAAAAACTGTTAAAGATGTTTCAAAGTTTATAGGCATTGATGAGTCCTATTTTATAAAAACTCTCCTCGTAATTTCGGAAAAATACGGACCTGTATTAATAATGTTGCGAGGAGATCAAGAACTTAATGAAAAAAAACTTGCAAGAATTATTGGTGATTTTTATTTTGCCACTGCAGAGGAAGTAGAACAATTTTTAAATGTTGAAACAGGATTTATAGGACCTGTAGATCATAAAATAAAAAAACTTGCTGATTTATCTATCCAAAAAGACGTTGCTTATATTTCTGGAGGCAATAAAAAAGACTATCACACTCAAGGAATTATTCCTGGAGTTCACTTTGATGCTCAATGGGTAGACATGAGAAAAGTGAAAGAAAAGGATAGTTGTCCCAAATGTGGAAGTTCTTTACGAATTGAAAAAGCTATAGAAATTGGAAATATATTTAAATTAGGAACCAAGTATTCAGAACCTCTAAAAGCCTATTTCTTGGATAAAGACGGTAAAGAAAAACCAATTATAATGGGAAGTTACGGCATTGGACCTGCAAGAGTTGCAGCTGCTGCAATTGAACAAAATAATGATAAAGATGGCATAATATGGCCTAAAAGCATATCTCCATTTGATATTGAGATTATCCCTCTTAATATGGCTGACAAAAAAACAGTTAATATTGCAGAAGAATTATATGAAAAAATTAACGAAATTTATAACAGTTTTGCAGACAGACATATGGAAGTTTTAATTGATGATAGAGATGAACGTCCCGGAGTAAAGTTTAAAGATGCAGACCTTATTGGAATACCAATTCAGGTAATTATTGGTGAAAAGAATCTTAAAGAAGATAAAGTAGAAATTAAAAAAAGGAGAACAAAAGAAAGTAAAACTGTTACTGTTAATAAGGCAATCATTGAGATAGTTAATAGTTATTATGAAACCTACTGA